The Canis lupus familiaris isolate Mischka breed German Shepherd chromosome 1, alternate assembly UU_Cfam_GSD_1.0, whole genome shotgun sequence DNA window tCATTACAAGTGAGATGTGAAAAAAGTATTAGAGGGTTTTGAGCCAGGGAATGAGGTAGTATTACTGACTCCTTAGAACTGTGCTATCTGATGTGGTAGTCATTAGACATACATAGTTGAATTTACactaattaaaattacataaatttaaattcagtcataccagccacatttcaagtgttcattACCTCCATGTCACTAGTGGCTATGTATCAGGTgacaaaaaatatacattattgaCCTCATTGTAGGACATTCCACTGGGCAGCACTGTTTTTGAAAGATGTCTCTGGCCGTTTATGGAAAGTGGGCTTTAGGAAGACCAGCAGAGAAACCAGCTGGGAGCCTGCTATTGCAGACTAAAGCTGATGGAAGCTGGTGCTGTGATTGTAGAGTACAGATTTGAGGTATTCTCTATGAGGAGAACTGGCAGAACAGCTGTCTCTTACTCTTCCACGTTTGTCTTCTCTTCAAAGACCACTTCCTAAAAGATCTAATCCGCTGTGATGGGTCCAGTTATCCCTTTCCTGACGATTTCCTAAGCTGTATTCTGGCTCTACTGTTTCATCTGTACTTTGCTCACACAATCTTTTGCTCAGATACTTTGTATCTTCCAGGACATTATGTTCATCTTTGTCTCTTGTCCATTTCTTTCCCACACAGAGAGTTGCCTTTGTAAAACACAAAGTTTTAACTACTTCTAGTCTCTAAAGAAAATCCAAACTTTTAGCAAAACATTTAGATCTCTCCCAATCTGCATAAGATCTGTTCTGTTATTTTGgatctctttcttctgtttctgctATAATGATGTGTCTCTGTCAGGAAAGAATAGAAGGaactttcacatttcttttagattgGGAGAAAAGACCTGAAACCAAAGATCTAACTCCAGAGCAAAGCCTGCCTATGGAAAAGTCATCCTTGGGGGTAGGAATGGAGGATCTGAAGGTAGATAACTTCTGCAGTGTCAACATAGGAGAGTATTCTCCTGATGATCCATCAGATTTGTACCAGGACAACCAGAAGAAACTTTTGAGTCCTGTAACAATGAGTAAGCCCAAGACCCTCGCTCAAGAAAGAAGCCACGACAGTGATGATTTTGAGAGAAGCTCAGATCTTACTAAACAATCAGAAGGGCCTCCAGTAAAGGATCCCCAGGAATGTACTACTCCTGAAATTTGCCCTAGTCCCCAACTGGCAGATGATGAGCCTTTCCTCCAAGAGAACAGATGTAGATTTTGTGAAAGAACTTTTATTACCCAAACAGCTCGTGAGAGACATGAGCAGATCCATACTGGGAAGAAACCCTTTGAATGTAAACGATGTGGAGAAGCCTTCTACCTCATGCCACACCTCACCAGACATCAGAGGACTCATTCCAATGAGAAGTCCTCTGGATGCAATGAAGGTGGAAAGTCTTTCATTCAGCATACAAATACCTCTGGCCATGTAAGAATTCATAGTCAGGAAGACTACTATGAATGTTTCCAGTGTGGCAGAGCCTTTATCCAGGATGTGCATCTTTTTCAACATCTCCAAGCCCACGAAGCAGCAAAAGCCCTTCCACCTGGGTTGCCCCGCATTAAGACATATTTAATTCGCTATCAGCGGAAACATGACTATGTTGGAGAGAAAGCCTGTCAGTGTTGTGACTGTGGCAAAGCCTTCAGTCGGAGTTCACATCTCATTCAACACTATCGCATCCATGCTCAAGAGAGGCCTTACCAGTGTCAGCTGTGTGGGAAATGTTTCAGCCGACCCTCATACCTCACTCAGCATTATCAACTCCATTCTCAAGAGAAACCTGATGGGGCAATTATTACTGAAAACCTCTAATCAGAGAACATTCTCAACATCTTTGGCAGTTGGACTACAAACAGGCAATCTGTTCCCAAGTTTTTTTAGAAGTGTTTACATATGGTGTCTTTGCCACATGGGATGTGTCAACACAGAGCatgttaaaaagattttcaagGTGTGCTAATATTGATTCATCCACAAAGCTGATATAATTGGTAATGTATTACATTGTACTtcataatttatcaaatattgtcatgtacattttttatttgatcttttaaGGAATGCTGCAGTGTACCTAGTGAgcatatttattctatttttacagGTAAAGCAAACTTGAAACTCCAAAGTTATCAGTTGATCTGACCTAGGTTATAAGTAATGAAGTAGGAAAATGAACTCaggttttgttttatgttgaGATTTCAtgagatatttatttcatatcttgATGTTCAAGCCTGGTTTTCTTTATTCCTGCCACATCCCTTCTGAAGAAAAGGTACAGTACTATACTGACTTCAGCTGTCTTCCTCTGTGGTAGGCCCAGCACTGTTTCACATGAAATCAGGCAAGAACATGAAGTGAAGTGATTGATAGCCACTTATCTTGAGACTTATGAATAGAGGATGATTTTTTGAGACACTAATTCAGAGAAGTGTATTTTTGCTAAATGCTTGTAATTGTTATCGTAAAACAGTTACTGATCAAAGAGAGTCTTTTTGTAGTTTCCTGTAGTTGTTTGAGGGATTGGAGTTTCTTACtttcctgtctttaaaaaaattctgtttgagAACTTTCTTGGGCTGTGGCATCATTAGCACAGCCAACCTAAAATCCTAATTCTATGCAGAATACACTTCACTCTTTAAAGGTATGAGCCCTGAATTGCATAAAAATCTCTTGAATACCATATTGCTATATTGTTAAAAGCTCTCCATCACTGCCTTGACTGGTGGTCAATTACAAAGACACTTGGTAACCAGTTAGATCTGAAGTCCCAGAACCTGATTCTTTGCCGGGTAGGGTgagttgttgctgttgttattcaCTACCCTGCTTTTTTTCATCCAGCCATTTTTGAGGTTGATCTACTATGTGTGGCCCAAagtcatgaaattaaaaacaaacatgacTCAGCAGAACCTCAGAAGCCAAATGAGTGTTAGCCTCACAGCCTCTCTTCATTTCCAAAGTTCTTGATGAAATAGCCCTCATTGGCTGGCCCTATTTCCTAATAACAGTCTACTCTTCAACCTACTGTAAATTGGTTTCTAATTCTGCCACCATTCCCATAGAGGGACAGGATGTCAATGCATCTTATTGATGGTGATGTCAGTTAGTCTTGATACCTTGATTTAAAGTACTGTCTGCTGGGttctttaaagttattatttgtaattatggggatccctgggtggcgcagcggtttggcgcctgcctttggcccagggcgcgatcctggagaccgggatcgaatcccacgtcgggctcccggtgcatggagcctgcttctccctctgcctgtgtctctgcctctctct harbors:
- the ZIM2 gene encoding zinc finger imprinted 2 isoform X1, which translates into the protein MLQLYPPSSTTVCSRAACLLEYLYPVKGQSVKMLHMTDVLEILKNPQLFHLRAQEENPEAISLRNPESLKVSHQKFRHFQYLSVTGPHQAVSQIQELCRQWLQPETHTEEQMMEQLVLEQFLNTLPEELQTWVRSKQPQNSMEAGTLVVNLIQACGEKGFSPQDFVLAEERNSKEQQKEDTEMSDSPVSAGSQDLVTFKDVVVDFSPEELTYLSAAQRNLYREVMLENYRNLVSLGYQFSKPDIISQLEEEESHVREEDINTDKCQDWEKRPETKDLTPEQSLPMEKSSLGVGMEDLKVDNFCSVNIGEYSPDDPSDLYQDNQKKLLSPVTMSKPKTLAQERSHDSDDFERSSDLTKQSEGPPVKDPQECTTPEICPSPQLADDEPFLQENRCRFCERTFITQTARERHEQIHTGKKPFECKRCGEAFYLMPHLTRHQRTHSNEKSSGCNEGGKSFIQHTNTSGHVRIHSQEDYYECFQCGRAFIQDVHLFQHLQAHEAAKALPPGLPRIKTYLIRYQRKHDYVGEKACQCCDCGKAFSRSSHLIQHYRIHAQERPYQCQLCGKCFSRPSYLTQHYQLHSQEKPDGAIITENL